The following are encoded in a window of bacterium genomic DNA:
- a CDS encoding ABC transporter permease produces MFVDYILSSLKSLKQYKLRSFLTILGVTIGVFSIVAIITIGEEGKRLIIREITGSGTNLVVAHNDQMMETRVDKFAYLTETQLETMKRDIPGIADLAPQYFLSTPMKVRGENKLITVIGVPANWFEVRGLDLIIKGRKFTDNEVKSSEKVCVIGHQLFNSLFGKQKKLGQEINIEGTYFKVIGLMGFKLKMGPMDPNNALLLPSSCVKRLLGAQEIYLVFFKARNGVSVSGLKERVENYLFKTFSNRKVWEVVTMDEMIEMLSTITNIISIVISSIAAISLLVGGIGIMNIMLVAVRERTREIGIRKAVGATKKDILWQFLIESLILCLTGGIIGIGAAIGVILLIAKMMNLDIFLSFWAIMLGFSFSCLVGIFFGVYPAHLAAKLNPVEALRYE; encoded by the coding sequence TTGTTCGTAGATTATATTTTGTCTTCATTAAAGAGTTTAAAACAATACAAACTGCGTTCCTTTTTAACGATTTTAGGGGTTACTATTGGTGTCTTTTCGATTGTGGCGATTATCACCATTGGTGAGGAAGGGAAAAGGCTGATTATTCGTGAAATTACTGGTTCTGGAACTAATCTCGTCGTTGCCCATAATGACCAGATGATGGAAACTCGGGTGGATAAATTTGCCTATCTGACTGAAACTCAACTTGAAACAATGAAAAGGGACATCCCGGGAATTGCTGATTTAGCCCCCCAGTATTTTTTATCAACTCCAATGAAGGTTCGGGGTGAAAATAAACTGATTACGGTGATTGGTGTGCCAGCTAACTGGTTTGAGGTGCGAGGATTAGACCTGATTATAAAAGGTAGAAAATTCACCGATAATGAGGTTAAATCATCAGAAAAGGTCTGCGTCATCGGTCATCAACTCTTTAATTCACTTTTTGGAAAGCAAAAAAAATTGGGACAAGAGATAAATATAGAAGGGACATATTTCAAGGTCATTGGGTTAATGGGTTTTAAGTTAAAGATGGGACCAATGGACCCTAACAATGCCTTACTTTTACCATCTTCTTGTGTGAAACGGTTACTTGGTGCACAAGAAATATATCTGGTATTCTTTAAAGCCAGGAATGGAGTGAGTGTCTCTGGACTCAAAGAGCGAGTAGAAAACTATCTGTTTAAAACCTTTTCTAATAGAAAGGTCTGGGAAGTTGTTACCATGGATGAAATGATTGAAATGCTCTCTACGATAACGAATATCATTTCTATTGTGATTAGTAGTATTGCGGCTATTTCTTTGTTAGTTGGAGGAATTGGGATTATGAATATTATGTTAGTAGCAGTGCGAGAGCGGACGCGTGAAATTGGTATCAGAAAGGCGGTTGGTGCCACTAAAAAAGATATACTCTGGCAGTTTTTGATTGAAAGCCTGATACTCTGTCTTACCGGCGGAATAATCGGGATTGGTGCGGCAATAGGCGTGATTCTATTAATAGCAAAGATGATGAATTTAGATATCTTTCTCTCATTTTGGGCGATTATGCTTGG